From the Comamonas sp. lk genome, the window CGCTGGGGCCACGGCTGGCAGGCACGGAATGCTCGGCGGCGGTCAGCGGCAGCATGTCCATCAGCACGGCGGTGCTCACCAGGCGCGCCTTGAATGCCGCCAACCCATGCTGCGCCATGGCAGATGCGGCCCCGCCCTGCGCCTGAACGGAGGCCGCCGTGGTTTCAATAATTCTTTTTGCCTGCAGCTCAATGAAATCCTGCGCTTCAAGCTCATTTTTTTGAGGAGGCTTCATCGCCACGGCCTGAAGGTCTGCAAATTCGGCAATCGCCTGCAGCGCTGCCGCCGGCAAGGGCGGCGCAGGCTGTACATCGTCGGCCAGGTGCTCAGCCGGCGTGCCCGGCATGGGCACGGAGCAGCTACCGCTGCGCAAGAACTGCCGGCCCGCCGCCGTTGCTGGCGCGTGCATGAAGCCATCCATGGGGCCGGACTCCTGAATGCGCCCGCCGGCCAGCAGCAGCATGTGCTGCGCCACCGCCTGCGCATGTTTTTGCTGGTGGGTGACCAGCAGCACACAGCTGCGCTGCGCCACCCGAGCAATGAGCTCCAGCAACACAAAGGCCTCGTAGCCGGCAAGTTCTGCCGTGGGCTCGTCCAGCATGAGCACGGCGGGCTCGGCCCAGGCCTCGCGCAAAATGGCCACGGCGCGCTGCTGCATAGCCGTCAGTTCCAGGGTCGGCGTATCCAGCATGGGCAGCAACTCGGCAAAGCCGTACTCTTGCAAACAGGCCTGCACCCATTGCCGCCACTGCAGCGGCGAGTGCTGCCGATGCAGGCGCATTTGCTCGATCAAGGCTTCCAGCGTGCTCGAACGCATCAGGCTGGCCTGCTGCTGCACCAGACGCGGCAGGGCTGGCGCCGGATGCATGGAGTCCGGATGCCTGTCTACCGGCTGGCCTGCATAGTGCAGCGCACCCCAGCGGCGAAAACGCGGGTTGCCGGCATTGAGCCCCGCCATGGTGCGCAGCAGTGTGGATTTGCCCGTACCTGCCGGGCCCAGCAAGGCCGTAACACCGGTTTTTGGCAGGGCAAAGTCCACCTCAGCCAGGATGACGCGCGCGCCATACGATGCCCCCAGGCCGTGGGCCTGCAGGCTGGATTCCTGTTCCAAATTAAGCCTCCCTCGCGGTACCACGCGATGGAATGCATGGCGTTTGATATGAGTGCGCCATCGTTTGCGGCCGGATGCCGTGATGCGTTTTCCAAGACCTCGCCTTGCCGGCCATTCAGTTCATGGCATCAAGGAAATAAGTAGAAAGCACCCACGCAGGCCCGGCAGTTTATGGCAATCAATACCTAATTTTTTGTTACTTAATGAAACGCGACTATTTAATTCGGAATACCTATTGATTTATTCTCCAGATTTAAATCTGGTTTTAATCGAATTTTCAAACGAAATTTAATAAAACAAAATGACACCGATACAAACCTGTATCGGTGTCATCCATTCTCAAACCCAGCGATTAACGACGCTTCAAGCGAAGCCGGTGTTCAGGCTTATCCCAGGCGCACAGGCACAAAAATCTTGTTGCCATCGCGCCAGATCAGCACGGCCACGGACTTGTCGGCCTTGGCCACGGCGGCTCGCACGGCCTCCACATTGCCGGCAGGCACGCCGTTGATGGCCAGCAGCACATCGCCAGCCTCTATGCCGGCGGCAGCAGCGGGGCCGCCCGCCTGGGCCACGACCAGGCCGGCATCCACGCCGATCTGCTTTTTCTCCTCAGGCTGCAGCGGGCGCAGCGCCAGGCCCAGCTTGCCCTTGTCTGCATCTTGCGCACCCTGGGCCAAGCGCTCGGTCTTGTCGCTGGCATCGGTCAGGGTGGCGGTCAGTGTTTTGGCTTCACCCTTGCGCCAGATTTCCAGCGTCACCTTCTGCCCAGGCAAGGCCTGACCGATGAAGGCAGGCAAATCGCCGCTGCCCACAATGGCCACGCCATCGACCTTGCGCACCACATCGCCGGGCTCCAGTCCGGCCTTGGCGGCAGGGCCGTTCTTTTCCACGCTGGCCACCAGCGCGCCTTCAGGCTTGGGCAGCTTGAAGGAGTCGGCAAACGCCTGGTTGACCTCCTGCACGCTCACGCCCAGCTTGGCGTGCTGCACCTTGCCCGTGGTCTGGATCTGCTGCTGCACGTGCGTAGCCAGCTCGATGGGAATAGCAAACGACACGCCCTGGTAGCCACCGGAGCGGCTGTAGATCTGGCTGTTGATGCCCACCACCTCACCTTGCGCATTGAACAGCGGACCGCCCGAGTTGCCGGGATTGATGGCCACGTCAGTCTGCAGGAAAGGCACAAAGGAATCATCGGGCAGCGAGCGGCCCTTGGCGCTGACCACGCCCGCCGTCACGCTGTTTTCAAAACCAAAGGGCGAACCAATGGCCAACACCCAGTCGCCCACGCGCAATTGGCTGGTCTGGCCCAGCTTGACGGTGGGCAGGCCGCTGGCCTCGATCTTGAGTACGGCCACATCGGTCTTGGGATCGGCACCCAGCACCTTGGCGCTGAACTCGCGCCGGTCGGTGAGCTTGACCGTCACCTCCTTGGCGCCATGCACCACATGGGCATTGGTAAGAATCACACCATCGCTGGAGACGATAAAGCCCGAGCCCTCGCCGCGCACCGGCGTATCGGGTCTCTGGCCTCGGCCGCCTTGCATGCCCGGCATGCCGGGAAGGCCGAACTGGCGAAAGAATTCAGAGAAGGGGTCGTCGGGGCTGATCTGCGGCGCAGCACCGCGCTCGCTGGCGGAATCCGCCGTGTCTTCACGCATGGAGCGCGAAGTTCCGACCACGCTGATATTGACCACGGCAGCCCCGTTGCGGGCGGTGATCTCGGCAAAATTAGGTGTCGTCAGCGTGGGCAGATTGCCGGCTGCGGGCTGATTGAAGGAGGAGACTGCCGTCTGAGCGACGGCATCGCTGCGGCTGGCCCCCACCAGACCGGCGCCGGTCGCTCCCAGCGCACCAATGGCTCCGGCGGCCACCAGAGCCATGACCAGACGACGAGGTGTAGACAAAAGCGTATTCATGGCAAACCTTTCAAAAATGCACCGTGGCGGTGCTATTGAGAGGTAGTTTGAACGCCCAGACTTAGGCCAGACTTAGGAGCGGCCAGCCTCGTTTGGCACAGCAAAGAAATGAGCGCTTCGCGCTTATCCAATCCTGATTTTCAACAATATTCATCTGAAATCATTGATTGGAGAGCGCCACAAGCTCTCCTATTCATAGCAACTGCTTCAGATCAGCGCCAGCACCTTCTCGGGCGGCCGGCACAGTGCAGCCCCCTTGGGCGTGACCACGATGGGGCGGTTGAGCAGCACGGGATGCGCGGCAACCGCAGCCAGCCGCTGCGCGTCGCTGACACCGGCCTGATCCAGGCCCAGCTCCTGGTATGCGGCTTCCTTGGTGCGCAGCAAATCCTGCAGGGGAACGCCCAGATGCGCCACCAGTTCGGCCAGTTCGGGCGCCGTCAGCGGCGTGGCAATGTAGTCCACGATATTGGGCTCGATGCCGTTGTCGCGCAGCAGGGCCAGGGCTCCGCGCGAGTTGCTGCAGCGGTTGTTGTGAAAAATGGTGATATCGGGGCGATTCACCGGCGCATCCGTGGGGTGGCTTGTAGTCATGCGCCGAGTGTAGTGGCCCGACGCATGAATTCCATTCCGCTAGCCTCGCTCAGGCCGCCACCTCCTCATGCACTTCCAGCTCGCGCCCCGGCAGCACCAGATTCAGGGCCACCGCCACCAGCGCGCCCACGGTAATGCCTGAGCCAAACACTTCGCGGATGAAGGCCGGCATCTTGACCAGCAGATCGGGCCTGACGGTCACAGCCAGGCCGCAGCCCAGAGAGACGGCAATGATGAGCGTGCTGCGGCGCGACTGCTCGCTGCTGCTGAGCATGCGCACGCCGGCACAGACAATCATGGCGAACATCATCAGGCCAGCGCCACCCAGAACCGGCTGGGGAATGGTGACCACCAAGGCGCCCAGCACCGGAAACAAGCCGGCCAACAGCAGCATCACCCCGGTGAGCATGACCACATGGCGGCTGGCCACGCCGGTCAGCGACACCACGCCCACGTTCTGCGCAAAAGTGGAGACCGGCGGGCTGGACATCAGCGCGGCAAAGGCCGAGCCCACGCCATCGCACAACATGCCGCTGGCCAGGCGCTTGCCGGGAATCGGCGTGCGCGTGGCGGCACCCAAGGCCATGAAAGTGCCCGTGGTTTCCACGATCGTGACCAGAAAGGCGATGGACATGGCCACTATGCCGGACAGGGGGAAACTCATGCCGAAGTGCAAAGGCTGGGGAATGGCAAACCAGGCCGCCTGCCTGACCTGGGTGAAATCGATCCAGCCCATGGCCAGGCACAGCAGGTAGCCGCACACAATGCCCAGCACCACGGCCGATGCTGAAATCATGCCCTTGCCCCACTGCACAAAACCAATCACCAGAAACAGCACGAAGACGGCCACCGCCAGATTGGCCACCGAGCCATAGCCGGCACTGCCCACGCCGCCTGCTGCCCAGTCCACGGCCACCGGCGTCAGCGACAGACCGATCATGGTGACGACCACGCTGGTGACGGTATGCGGAAAGAAGCGGCGGATCACCGGCATGAAAAAGCTGCCCACGATCATCACCAGCGAGCCCACCAGCGATGAACCCAGAATGCCGGGCACGCCGTGCTCCAGACCCACGCTGATGCCCGCGCCGACAAACGCAAAACTGGTGCCCATGACGCAGGGCAGGCGTATGCCCACCGGCCCTACGCCCCGGCACTGGATGATGGTCACCACCCCCGAGCCCAGCAAGGCCGCGTTGACCAGAGCCACGATCTGGTCGGCCGGCAGCTTGAGCGCTCCGCCAAACACCAGCGGCACCGCGATGATGCCCCCCAGCGCGGCCAGCAAATGCTGCAGCGACAGCAGCAGCGTGGTGAAAAAACGCGGTGGGCGATCCTCAACGCCGTAGATCAAATGTTCCATTGCCTGTCTCCTTGGTTTGTTATCGGAATGTTTTTGCCTGACGGGCTCTCACCCTCAGGCTCAATGGACGAGATGGCAGCGGCTGGCGCTGCTCAGCTTTGGTAGGCCGCCGCGAACAGCTGGCTGGCCAGCGTTCTGTGCGTGCCCAGCACCTGCTCCAGATCGGCCGTCAGCAACTGCCCGTCGGCAATCACGACGCGGCCGTTGATGACGCTGGTATGCACCTGGGTAGGCGTGCAGAACACCAGGGCCGCCACGGGGTCGTGGCCGGCTCCGGCATAGGCAATCTGGTTCATGTCAAAGGCCACGAAATCCGCCGACATGCCGGTGGAAATGGCACCGATGTCGTCGCGATTGAGCACGCGTGCACCGCCCAGGGTGGCGATTTCCAGGGCCTGGCGCGCACTCATGGCGGCCGGCCCATGGCCTACACGCTGCAGCAGCATGGCCTGGCGCACTTCGCCCAGCATGTGAGCGCCGTCGTTGGAAGCGCTGCCATCCACCCCCAGCCCCACGGGCACGCCGGCATCGCACATATGGCGCACCGGCGCTATGCCGGAGGCCAGGCGCATATTGGAGCAAGGGCAATGCGCCACCCCCGTTCCGGTGCGGGCAAACAGGGCAATGCCCTCGGCATCGAGCTTGACGCAATGCGCATGCCAGACATCGCGCCCCACCCAGCCCAGGCTCTCTGCATATTGCGCCGGCGTCAGCCCGAATTTTTCGCGCGAGAACGCCACATCGTTCTCGTTCTCCGCCAGATGGGTGTGCAGCGAAACCCCGTGGGCACGCGCCAGCAGCGCCGACTGGTGCATGAGCTCGCGCGTCACCGAAAACGGCGAGCAAGGCGCCAGCACCACGCGCAGCATGGAGTGGCGGGAGCTGTCGTGGTATTGCTGAATCAGCCTCAGGCTGTCGCGCAGGATGAAGGCCTCATCCTCCACCACCTGATCCGGGGGCAGCCCTCCCTTGCTGCGCCCCAGGCTCATGGAGCCCCGCGCCGCATGAAAGCGCATGCCCATCTGCTGGGCCGCAGCAATCGAGTCATCCAGACGCGAGCCATTGGGAAACAGGTAGAGGTGGTCGCTGCTGGTGGTGCAGCCCGACAGCATCAGCTCGGCCATGGCCGTCTGCGTGGAGGCATGCACCATCTGCGGCGTCAGATGCGACCACAACATGTACAGATTGCCCAGCCAGTCAAACAGCTCCACATCCTGGGCCGCAGGCACAGCACGGGTCAGGCTCTGGTACATGTGGTGATGGGTGTTGACCAGGCCGGGGATCACCACCTTGCCGCGCATATTCAGCACCTGGGCCTGGCCGGTCTCCATCAGCGCACGGTATTGCTGCGGCAGCTGGTCCGTGGGGCCGGCCCATTGGATGGCGGCCCCTTCGGCCACCAGAGCTCCATCGGCGATCTCGCGCCTTTGCTCGTCCATGGTGACGAGTACATCGGCATGAAGGGCTATCAAAGTCATTTTGGCGTTTCCACTGTCGTTCAAGTGGAGGCCAGTCTAGAAAGACTTGTGCGCTCACGATAGCGCTAAATTCCGCCTCTAATGCACACAAAATGTGTACATCAAGGCCAGCTAGATCGCGGCAAACATGCGGGCCAAAGCCGCCTCTATGCTTTGCGCCATCAGCTCGGCAGCGGCGCTCAGTTGCCCTTTGCTGCGGGCCATCAGCACCAAGGCCTGGCGCTGCAGCTCGGGATCGCGCAAGGGCAGATACAGCAGGGCATTGCGGCTGCACTCCTCCATCACATCGAGGGGGTTGAGCAAGGCAATGCCGCTGCCCATGGCCACCAGACGTTGAATCAAGGCCATGGAGGTGGACTCGGCCACTGGTGTGACCTCGATGGCGTTTCTGGCAAAGGCCGCATCCAGCAGCGTGCGAATGGAAAGCGGTGGCGCAGGCAGGATCAGCGGGTAGCCCACGCACTCGCTGAGCAGCACCGAAGAGTGCTTTGCCAATGCATGCCCCGGCGGAACCACCGCCCCAATCTGCCATTCGCTGGCCGCGAGCACACGCAAGGTCTTGGGCACCGGCAGGTCGTAGCACAGGCCCAGGTCCATCTCGCCGCGTTCGACGGCTGCGGCAATCGCGGCCCCTGGCATATCGATCACGCGCACCGTGATGCCCGGATAGCGCTGACGAAAATCATGTACCAGCGAGGGCATCAGCGAGGCCGCCAGCCCGGTGGTGGCCGCAATGCCGATATGGCCGCGCCGCGCTCCTTTGAAGTCTTCGATTCTTTCGCGCAGCGCCTCATGCTCGCGCAAGGTCTGGCGCACATGGGCCAGCACCATTTCCCCCAAAGGCGTCAGGCGCAGGCGATTGCTGATGCGCTCGAACAGCGGCGCGCCCAGCTCGGCCTCCAGGTCCAGAATCTGCCGGTTGACGGCGGTAGGAGCCACGTGCAGATACTCCGCCGCTTTGCGTATGGAGCCACGGCGCACGACCTCATCGAAGTAACGCAAAACTCGGGAATGCATGGCGGCAAGCGTACCCGGTTTCGCCGGATGCAGTGGTAGGGCCAGCGCATAAGACATATCAGCTATGAGCGCTGCACTCTGGCTTTTTCAGGCTTCATCCCTAGACTGGCGACAAGACCAAAACAAGGAGACTGGCCATGACGTCGTTTCAACATCTGACCCGCAGGCAGTGGGCGCAATGGGCAGGCGCCGGCGCGCTGACGGGACTTGCAGGCCTGCCTGGCATGGCCGCTGCGCAAAAAACCAGCTATCCCCACAAGGCTATCCGCATGGTGATTCCGTTCACCCCCGGCGGCTCGGCCGACATTCTGGGCCGCGCCATCGGCCATGAGCTGACCACGGCCTGGGGCCAGAGCGTGGTGCCGGAAAACGTGGCAGGTGCCGGCGGCAGCATTGGCGCAGACCGCGTGGCCAAGGCCGCTGCCGACGGCTATACCTTGCTCATGGGCCATGTGGGCACGCTGGCGGTCACGCCCACGCTCTACCCCAAGCTGCCTTACGACCCGATCAAAAGCTTCACCCCACTGGCCTGGGTGGCGCGCGTGCCCAATGTGCTGGTGGTTCACCCCTCCGTACCCGTTAACGATCTGGCCTCGTTCATCGCCTATGCCAAGGCCAGACCCGGCAGCGTGAACTTCAGCTCGGGCGGCAACGGCAGTGCCGCCCATATGACCATGGCCTATCTGGCCTTGCAGGCCGGCTTGAATCTGCAGCATGTGCCCTACAAGGGCACGGCGCCGGCCGTCAACGATCTGGTGGCCGGTCAGGTGCAGGCCCTGTTCACCGGCGTGCCGGCGGTGCTGGCGCAGATTCGCTCCGGGCAGATCAAGGCCATTGCCGTGTCCTCGCCTCAGCGCATTGCCGCCCTGCCCAATGTGCCCACGGTGGCCGAGACCGGCTTGCCCGGCTTGAGCGGCTTTGAGGCCGACCAGTGGTATGGCGTGGTGGGCCCGGCCCAGATGCCTATCGATGTGGTCAACAAGATCAACGCCCAGATCAATGCCTCGCTCAAGAGCCCGGCCATTCTGGAGCGCCTGCAAAGCGAAGGTGCCCAGCCCATGCCCAGCACGCCCAAGGTGTTTGCCGATCTGATTGCCAAGGACTTGCAGCGCTGGCGCAAGGTGATTGTGGACAGCAAGATGTCGCTGTAAGTGCCGCACGCCAGGTTGCGGC encodes:
- a CDS encoding ATP-binding cassette domain-containing protein; this encodes MEQESSLQAHGLGASYGARVILAEVDFALPKTGVTALLGPAGTGKSTLLRTMAGLNAGNPRFRRWGALHYAGQPVDRHPDSMHPAPALPRLVQQQASLMRSSTLEALIEQMRLHRQHSPLQWRQWVQACLQEYGFAELLPMLDTPTLELTAMQQRAVAILREAWAEPAVLMLDEPTAELAGYEAFVLLELIARVAQRSCVLLVTHQQKHAQAVAQHMLLLAGGRIQESGPMDGFMHAPATAAGRQFLRSGSCSVPMPGTPAEHLADDVQPAPPLPAAALQAIAEFADLQAVAMKPPQKNELEAQDFIELQAKRIIETTAASVQAQGGAASAMAQHGLAAFKARLVSTAVLMDMLPLTAAEHSVPASRGPSGFAWLVPGRLAGTPWPGVVHDMDLDLQALRRCGVTMLITLTEKDFPQQPLQRHGLKNFHLPVYDHESPTVAQIQMLLARMSAAMRRGEVLAVHCLAGLGRTGTVLAAWLVREGLTGEEALRRVRLIDAQYVQSQAQEALLHAYENALLEKMA
- a CDS encoding Do family serine endopeptidase, whose protein sequence is MNTLLSTPRRLVMALVAAGAIGALGATGAGLVGASRSDAVAQTAVSSFNQPAAGNLPTLTTPNFAEITARNGAAVVNISVVGTSRSMREDTADSASERGAAPQISPDDPFSEFFRQFGLPGMPGMQGGRGQRPDTPVRGEGSGFIVSSDGVILTNAHVVHGAKEVTVKLTDRREFSAKVLGADPKTDVAVLKIEASGLPTVKLGQTSQLRVGDWVLAIGSPFGFENSVTAGVVSAKGRSLPDDSFVPFLQTDVAINPGNSGGPLFNAQGEVVGINSQIYSRSGGYQGVSFAIPIELATHVQQQIQTTGKVQHAKLGVSVQEVNQAFADSFKLPKPEGALVASVEKNGPAAKAGLEPGDVVRKVDGVAIVGSGDLPAFIGQALPGQKVTLEIWRKGEAKTLTATLTDASDKTERLAQGAQDADKGKLGLALRPLQPEEKKQIGVDAGLVVAQAGGPAAAAGIEAGDVLLAINGVPAGNVEAVRAAVAKADKSVAVLIWRDGNKIFVPVRLG
- the arsC gene encoding arsenate reductase (glutaredoxin) (This arsenate reductase requires both glutathione and glutaredoxin to convert arsenate to arsenite, after which the efflux transporter formed by ArsA and ArsB can extrude the arsenite from the cell, providing resistance.) — its product is MTTSHPTDAPVNRPDITIFHNNRCSNSRGALALLRDNGIEPNIVDYIATPLTAPELAELVAHLGVPLQDLLRTKEAAYQELGLDQAGVSDAQRLAAVAAHPVLLNRPIVVTPKGAALCRPPEKVLALI
- a CDS encoding nucleobase:cation symporter-2 family protein, giving the protein MEHLIYGVEDRPPRFFTTLLLSLQHLLAALGGIIAVPLVFGGALKLPADQIVALVNAALLGSGVVTIIQCRGVGPVGIRLPCVMGTSFAFVGAGISVGLEHGVPGILGSSLVGSLVMIVGSFFMPVIRRFFPHTVTSVVVTMIGLSLTPVAVDWAAGGVGSAGYGSVANLAVAVFVLFLVIGFVQWGKGMISASAVVLGIVCGYLLCLAMGWIDFTQVRQAAWFAIPQPLHFGMSFPLSGIVAMSIAFLVTIVETTGTFMALGAATRTPIPGKRLASGMLCDGVGSAFAALMSSPPVSTFAQNVGVVSLTGVASRHVVMLTGVMLLLAGLFPVLGALVVTIPQPVLGGAGLMMFAMIVCAGVRMLSSSEQSRRSTLIIAVSLGCGLAVTVRPDLLVKMPAFIREVFGSGITVGALVAVALNLVLPGRELEVHEEVAA
- a CDS encoding 8-oxoguanine deaminase, with protein sequence MTLIALHADVLVTMDEQRREIADGALVAEGAAIQWAGPTDQLPQQYRALMETGQAQVLNMRGKVVIPGLVNTHHHMYQSLTRAVPAAQDVELFDWLGNLYMLWSHLTPQMVHASTQTAMAELMLSGCTTSSDHLYLFPNGSRLDDSIAAAQQMGMRFHAARGSMSLGRSKGGLPPDQVVEDEAFILRDSLRLIQQYHDSSRHSMLRVVLAPCSPFSVTRELMHQSALLARAHGVSLHTHLAENENDVAFSREKFGLTPAQYAESLGWVGRDVWHAHCVKLDAEGIALFARTGTGVAHCPCSNMRLASGIAPVRHMCDAGVPVGLGVDGSASNDGAHMLGEVRQAMLLQRVGHGPAAMSARQALEIATLGGARVLNRDDIGAISTGMSADFVAFDMNQIAYAGAGHDPVAALVFCTPTQVHTSVINGRVVIADGQLLTADLEQVLGTHRTLASQLFAAAYQS
- a CDS encoding LysR family transcriptional regulator, encoding MHSRVLRYFDEVVRRGSIRKAAEYLHVAPTAVNRQILDLEAELGAPLFERISNRLRLTPLGEMVLAHVRQTLREHEALRERIEDFKGARRGHIGIAATTGLAASLMPSLVHDFRQRYPGITVRVIDMPGAAIAAAVERGEMDLGLCYDLPVPKTLRVLAASEWQIGAVVPPGHALAKHSSVLLSECVGYPLILPAPPLSIRTLLDAAFARNAIEVTPVAESTSMALIQRLVAMGSGIALLNPLDVMEECSRNALLYLPLRDPELQRQALVLMARSKGQLSAAAELMAQSIEAALARMFAAI
- a CDS encoding tripartite tricarboxylate transporter substrate binding protein encodes the protein MTSFQHLTRRQWAQWAGAGALTGLAGLPGMAAAQKTSYPHKAIRMVIPFTPGGSADILGRAIGHELTTAWGQSVVPENVAGAGGSIGADRVAKAAADGYTLLMGHVGTLAVTPTLYPKLPYDPIKSFTPLAWVARVPNVLVVHPSVPVNDLASFIAYAKARPGSVNFSSGGNGSAAHMTMAYLALQAGLNLQHVPYKGTAPAVNDLVAGQVQALFTGVPAVLAQIRSGQIKAIAVSSPQRIAALPNVPTVAETGLPGLSGFEADQWYGVVGPAQMPIDVVNKINAQINASLKSPAILERLQSEGAQPMPSTPKVFADLIAKDLQRWRKVIVDSKMSL